One part of the Andrena cerasifolii isolate SP2316 chromosome 4, iyAndCera1_principal, whole genome shotgun sequence genome encodes these proteins:
- the Ampdeam gene encoding AMP deaminase isoform X11, producing MFAGANESKRWLRDNTILLRAAKDLEERRSHYEPSLGPGVPDDGDHIFEENDFVPHFQRVSISGEDTSGVSQRNPSLNFAKVPLEDLQRASQMLVQALAIREKYMNNSKQTFPSITSRFLRSVDKRPVNSDDEVQHDDRKAIADHPVHAPASRGDPWECVFPPSKNYKIAPVNGVFNLYANEEDFANGKPIPYSYPDLAIFVRDMNLLCAMIADGPLKSFCYRRLSYLSSKFQLHVLLNELGELASQKAVQHRDFYNIRKVDTHIHAASCMNQKHLLRFIKKTLKNHADEIVTCSKNGETMTLREVFQSMNLTTYDLSVDMLDVHADRNTFHRFDKFNAKYNPIGESRLREVFLKTDNYLNGKFFASIIKEVASDLEESKYQNAELRLSIYGKNPEEWDKLAKWAIQSDVYSDNVRWLIQIPRLYDIFKLNKLMTNFQEILNNIFLPLFEVTNDPNTHPDLHKFLQYVIGFDSVDDESKPENPLFDKDVSSPAEWDDIENPPYAYYQYYTYANMTVLNHFRAAQGFNTFVLRPHCGEAGPIQHLVCGYMMAENISHGLLLRKVPVLQYLYYLAQIGIAMSPLSNNSLFLNYHRNPLPEYLARGLCVSLSTDDPLQFHFTKEPLMEEYSIATQVWKLSSCDMCELARNSVLMSGFPHKSKQYWLGPNYTKEGVAGNDITRTNVPDIRVAYRYETLVDELSNIFKVVEKPDAVPF from the exons ATGTTCGCTGGTGCGAACGAATCGAAACGATGGCTGAGGGATAATACGATACTGCTGAG AGCTGCCAAGGACCTAGAGGAACGTCGTAGCCATTATGAGCCGTCGCTTGGACCTGGTGTACCAGATGACGGCGATCACATCTTCGAAGAAAATGACTTTGTGCCGCACTTTCAGAGAGTTTCCATATCCGGGGAGGATACTTCTGGG GTGTCACAGAGGAATCCCTCCTTAAACTTCGCGaag GTGCCGTTGGAAGACCTTCAGCGGGCATCCCAGATGCTGGTCCAAGCGCTGGCAATACGTGAAAAGTATATGAACAATTCGAAACAGACCTTCCCTTCTATAACGTCGCGATTCCTGCGCAGTGTTGATAAAAGGCCGGTGAACAGTGACGATGAAGTTCAGCACGACGATCGTAAAGCCATTGCAG ACCATCCCGTGCACGCACCCGCGTCTAGAGGGGATCCGTGGGAATGCGTATTCCCTCCGTCGAAGAATTACAAAATCGCACCGGTTAACGGTGTGTTCAACCTGTACGCCAACGAAGAAGACTTTGCTAACGGCAAGCCAATTCCGTATTCGTATCCCGACCTGGCGATCTTCGTCAGGGACATGAACCTCCTCTGCGCAATGATCGCCGATGGACCTTTGAAGTCCTTTTGCTACAGAAGACTGAGCTACCTTTCGTCGAAATTCCAGCTGCACGTGCTGCTGAACGAGCTCGGAGAGCTTGCCAGCCAGAAGGCTGTCCAACACAGAGATTTTTATAACATCAGAAAG GTGGACACTCATATTCACGCGGCGTCCTGTATGAATCAGAAACATCTGCTCAGGTTTATCAAGAAGACTTTGAAGAATCATGCAGATGAAATTGTTACCTGTTCAAAGAATGGAGAGACAATGACCCTCAGGGAGGTGTTTCAATCCATGAATCTGACCACCTACGACCTCAGCGTTGACATGTTAGACGTACACGCA GACAGAAACACGTTCCATAGGTTCGACAAATTCAACGCCAAGTACAATCCAATAGGTGAGAGTCGACTGCGCGAAGTGTTTTTAAAGACGGACAATTACTTGAATGGTAAATTCTTCGCGAGCATAATTAAGGAAGTAGCGAGTGATCTCGAGGAATCGAAGTACCAGAACGCGGAGTTACGTCTCTCGATTTACGGCAAGAACCCTGAGGAATGGGACAAGTTAGCGAAATGGGCAATCCAGAGCGACGTGTATTCGGACAACGTCCGCTGGCTTATTCAAATTCCTCGACTTTA CGATATCTTCAAACTGAACAAACTGATGACGAACTTCCAAGAGATATTGAACAACATCTTCCTGCCTCTCTTTGAAGTGACAAATGATCCCAATACTCATCCGGACCTACATAAATTTCTTCAATAT GTAATAGGGTTCGATTCAGTCGATGACGAAAGTAAACCTGAGAATCCCTTGTTCGACAAAGATGTTTCTTCACCGGCGGAGTGGGATGATATCGAGAATCCTCCGTATGCGTATTACCAATACTATACCTACGCTAACATGACAGTCCTGAATCATTTTAGAGC GGCACAGGGTTTCAACACCTTCGTTCTTAGACCTCATTGTGGCGAGGCTGGTCCTATCCAGCATCTCGTGTGTGGATACATGATGGCGGAGAACATTTCTCACGGTCTCTTGCTTCGAAAGGTCCCAGTCTTGCAATACTTGTACTACCTGGCGCAAATTGGGATAGCGATGTCACCACTCAGTAACAATTCTCTCTTTTTGAACTATCATCGTAATCCACTTCCAGAGTATTTAGCAAGAGGGCTGTGTGTAAGTCTTTCCACTGACGACCCTCTTCAATTCCACTTCACCAAG GAACCTTTAATGGAAGAGTACAGTATCGCTACGCAAGTATGGAAACTCAGTTCATGTGATATGTGTGAATTAGCACGTAACTCGGTACTTATGAGTGGATTTCCACATAAg AGTAAACAATATTGGCTTGGGCCGAATTATACTAAGGAGGGTGTAGCTGGTAATGATATTACTCGAACTAATGTGCCAGATATTCGGGTGGCCTATCGATACGAAACGTTAGTCGACGAGTTGTCAAATATCTTCAAGGTCGTTGAGAAACCCGACGCCGTTCCATTTTAA
- the Ampdeam gene encoding AMP deaminase isoform X14, whose amino-acid sequence MKFSTTIVKPLQGHYRKLKANLWIHIRSDADIDALIKEAHWKDHPVHAPASRGDPWECVFPPSKNYKIAPVNGVFNLYANEEDFANGKPIPYSYPDLAIFVRDMNLLCAMIADGPLKSFCYRRLSYLSSKFQLHVLLNELGELASQKAVQHRDFYNIRKVDTHIHAASCMNQKHLLRFIKKTLKNHADEIVTCSKNGETMTLREVFQSMNLTTYDLSVDMLDVHADRNTFHRFDKFNAKYNPIGESRLREVFLKTDNYLNGKFFASIIKEVASDLEESKYQNAELRLSIYGKNPEEWDKLAKWAIQSDVYSDNVRWLIQIPRLYDIFKLNKLMTNFQEILNNIFLPLFEVTNDPNTHPDLHKFLQYVIGFDSVDDESKPENPLFDKDVSSPAEWDDIENPPYAYYQYYTYANMTVLNHFRAAQGFNTFVLRPHCGEAGPIQHLVCGYMMAENISHGLLLRKVPVLQYLYYLAQIGIAMSPLSNNSLFLNYHRNPLPEYLARGLCVSLSTDDPLQFHFTKEPLMEEYSIATQVWKLSSCDMCELARNSVLMSGFPHKSKQYWLGPNYTKEGVAGNDITRTNVPDIRVAYRYETLVDELSNIFKVVEKPDAVPF is encoded by the exons ATGAAGTTCAGCACGACGATCGTAAAGCCATTGCAG GGGCATTATCGCAAGTTGAAAGCGAATTTATGGATACATATTCGATCCGATGCGGACATCGATGCTCTGATCAAAGAAGCGCATTGGAAAG ACCATCCCGTGCACGCACCCGCGTCTAGAGGGGATCCGTGGGAATGCGTATTCCCTCCGTCGAAGAATTACAAAATCGCACCGGTTAACGGTGTGTTCAACCTGTACGCCAACGAAGAAGACTTTGCTAACGGCAAGCCAATTCCGTATTCGTATCCCGACCTGGCGATCTTCGTCAGGGACATGAACCTCCTCTGCGCAATGATCGCCGATGGACCTTTGAAGTCCTTTTGCTACAGAAGACTGAGCTACCTTTCGTCGAAATTCCAGCTGCACGTGCTGCTGAACGAGCTCGGAGAGCTTGCCAGCCAGAAGGCTGTCCAACACAGAGATTTTTATAACATCAGAAAG GTGGACACTCATATTCACGCGGCGTCCTGTATGAATCAGAAACATCTGCTCAGGTTTATCAAGAAGACTTTGAAGAATCATGCAGATGAAATTGTTACCTGTTCAAAGAATGGAGAGACAATGACCCTCAGGGAGGTGTTTCAATCCATGAATCTGACCACCTACGACCTCAGCGTTGACATGTTAGACGTACACGCA GACAGAAACACGTTCCATAGGTTCGACAAATTCAACGCCAAGTACAATCCAATAGGTGAGAGTCGACTGCGCGAAGTGTTTTTAAAGACGGACAATTACTTGAATGGTAAATTCTTCGCGAGCATAATTAAGGAAGTAGCGAGTGATCTCGAGGAATCGAAGTACCAGAACGCGGAGTTACGTCTCTCGATTTACGGCAAGAACCCTGAGGAATGGGACAAGTTAGCGAAATGGGCAATCCAGAGCGACGTGTATTCGGACAACGTCCGCTGGCTTATTCAAATTCCTCGACTTTA CGATATCTTCAAACTGAACAAACTGATGACGAACTTCCAAGAGATATTGAACAACATCTTCCTGCCTCTCTTTGAAGTGACAAATGATCCCAATACTCATCCGGACCTACATAAATTTCTTCAATAT GTAATAGGGTTCGATTCAGTCGATGACGAAAGTAAACCTGAGAATCCCTTGTTCGACAAAGATGTTTCTTCACCGGCGGAGTGGGATGATATCGAGAATCCTCCGTATGCGTATTACCAATACTATACCTACGCTAACATGACAGTCCTGAATCATTTTAGAGC GGCACAGGGTTTCAACACCTTCGTTCTTAGACCTCATTGTGGCGAGGCTGGTCCTATCCAGCATCTCGTGTGTGGATACATGATGGCGGAGAACATTTCTCACGGTCTCTTGCTTCGAAAGGTCCCAGTCTTGCAATACTTGTACTACCTGGCGCAAATTGGGATAGCGATGTCACCACTCAGTAACAATTCTCTCTTTTTGAACTATCATCGTAATCCACTTCCAGAGTATTTAGCAAGAGGGCTGTGTGTAAGTCTTTCCACTGACGACCCTCTTCAATTCCACTTCACCAAG GAACCTTTAATGGAAGAGTACAGTATCGCTACGCAAGTATGGAAACTCAGTTCATGTGATATGTGTGAATTAGCACGTAACTCGGTACTTATGAGTGGATTTCCACATAAg AGTAAACAATATTGGCTTGGGCCGAATTATACTAAGGAGGGTGTAGCTGGTAATGATATTACTCGAACTAATGTGCCAGATATTCGGGTGGCCTATCGATACGAAACGTTAGTCGACGAGTTGTCAAATATCTTCAAGGTCGTTGAGAAACCCGACGCCGTTCCATTTTAA
- the Ampdeam gene encoding AMP deaminase isoform X10 yields MNRESPWKPIGRFHLQRKGSESPVFGLEGSGTAAAGGTSLRIASHELPNEISAPYEVPQFPIEQIEKKLLIQRQLTVKAAKDLEERRSHYEPSLGPGVPDDGDHIFEENDFVPHFQRVSISGEDTSGVSQRNPSLNFAKVPLEDLQRASQMLVQALAIREKYMNNSKQTFPSITSRFLRSVDKRPVNSDDEVQHDDRKAIADHPVHAPASRGDPWECVFPPSKNYKIAPVNGVFNLYANEEDFANGKPIPYSYPDLAIFVRDMNLLCAMIADGPLKSFCYRRLSYLSSKFQLHVLLNELGELASQKAVQHRDFYNIRKVDTHIHAASCMNQKHLLRFIKKTLKNHADEIVTCSKNGETMTLREVFQSMNLTTYDLSVDMLDVHADRNTFHRFDKFNAKYNPIGESRLREVFLKTDNYLNGKFFASIIKEVASDLEESKYQNAELRLSIYGKNPEEWDKLAKWAIQSDVYSDNVRWLIQIPRLYDIFKLNKLMTNFQEILNNIFLPLFEVTNDPNTHPDLHKFLQYVIGFDSVDDESKPENPLFDKDVSSPAEWDDIENPPYAYYQYYTYANMTVLNHFRAAQGFNTFVLRPHCGEAGPIQHLVCGYMMAENISHGLLLRKVPVLQYLYYLAQIGIAMSPLSNNSLFLNYHRNPLPEYLARGLCVSLSTDDPLQFHFTKEPLMEEYSIATQVWKLSSCDMCELARNSVLMSGFPHKSKQYWLGPNYTKEGVAGNDITRTNVPDIRVAYRYETLVDELSNIFKVVEKPDAVPF; encoded by the exons AGCTGCCAAGGACCTAGAGGAACGTCGTAGCCATTATGAGCCGTCGCTTGGACCTGGTGTACCAGATGACGGCGATCACATCTTCGAAGAAAATGACTTTGTGCCGCACTTTCAGAGAGTTTCCATATCCGGGGAGGATACTTCTGGG GTGTCACAGAGGAATCCCTCCTTAAACTTCGCGaag GTGCCGTTGGAAGACCTTCAGCGGGCATCCCAGATGCTGGTCCAAGCGCTGGCAATACGTGAAAAGTATATGAACAATTCGAAACAGACCTTCCCTTCTATAACGTCGCGATTCCTGCGCAGTGTTGATAAAAGGCCGGTGAACAGTGACGATGAAGTTCAGCACGACGATCGTAAAGCCATTGCAG ACCATCCCGTGCACGCACCCGCGTCTAGAGGGGATCCGTGGGAATGCGTATTCCCTCCGTCGAAGAATTACAAAATCGCACCGGTTAACGGTGTGTTCAACCTGTACGCCAACGAAGAAGACTTTGCTAACGGCAAGCCAATTCCGTATTCGTATCCCGACCTGGCGATCTTCGTCAGGGACATGAACCTCCTCTGCGCAATGATCGCCGATGGACCTTTGAAGTCCTTTTGCTACAGAAGACTGAGCTACCTTTCGTCGAAATTCCAGCTGCACGTGCTGCTGAACGAGCTCGGAGAGCTTGCCAGCCAGAAGGCTGTCCAACACAGAGATTTTTATAACATCAGAAAG GTGGACACTCATATTCACGCGGCGTCCTGTATGAATCAGAAACATCTGCTCAGGTTTATCAAGAAGACTTTGAAGAATCATGCAGATGAAATTGTTACCTGTTCAAAGAATGGAGAGACAATGACCCTCAGGGAGGTGTTTCAATCCATGAATCTGACCACCTACGACCTCAGCGTTGACATGTTAGACGTACACGCA GACAGAAACACGTTCCATAGGTTCGACAAATTCAACGCCAAGTACAATCCAATAGGTGAGAGTCGACTGCGCGAAGTGTTTTTAAAGACGGACAATTACTTGAATGGTAAATTCTTCGCGAGCATAATTAAGGAAGTAGCGAGTGATCTCGAGGAATCGAAGTACCAGAACGCGGAGTTACGTCTCTCGATTTACGGCAAGAACCCTGAGGAATGGGACAAGTTAGCGAAATGGGCAATCCAGAGCGACGTGTATTCGGACAACGTCCGCTGGCTTATTCAAATTCCTCGACTTTA CGATATCTTCAAACTGAACAAACTGATGACGAACTTCCAAGAGATATTGAACAACATCTTCCTGCCTCTCTTTGAAGTGACAAATGATCCCAATACTCATCCGGACCTACATAAATTTCTTCAATAT GTAATAGGGTTCGATTCAGTCGATGACGAAAGTAAACCTGAGAATCCCTTGTTCGACAAAGATGTTTCTTCACCGGCGGAGTGGGATGATATCGAGAATCCTCCGTATGCGTATTACCAATACTATACCTACGCTAACATGACAGTCCTGAATCATTTTAGAGC GGCACAGGGTTTCAACACCTTCGTTCTTAGACCTCATTGTGGCGAGGCTGGTCCTATCCAGCATCTCGTGTGTGGATACATGATGGCGGAGAACATTTCTCACGGTCTCTTGCTTCGAAAGGTCCCAGTCTTGCAATACTTGTACTACCTGGCGCAAATTGGGATAGCGATGTCACCACTCAGTAACAATTCTCTCTTTTTGAACTATCATCGTAATCCACTTCCAGAGTATTTAGCAAGAGGGCTGTGTGTAAGTCTTTCCACTGACGACCCTCTTCAATTCCACTTCACCAAG GAACCTTTAATGGAAGAGTACAGTATCGCTACGCAAGTATGGAAACTCAGTTCATGTGATATGTGTGAATTAGCACGTAACTCGGTACTTATGAGTGGATTTCCACATAAg AGTAAACAATATTGGCTTGGGCCGAATTATACTAAGGAGGGTGTAGCTGGTAATGATATTACTCGAACTAATGTGCCAGATATTCGGGTGGCCTATCGATACGAAACGTTAGTCGACGAGTTGTCAAATATCTTCAAGGTCGTTGAGAAACCCGACGCCGTTCCATTTTAA
- the Ampdeam gene encoding AMP deaminase isoform X13, translating to MLVQALAIREKYMNNSKQTFPSITSRFLRSVDKRPVNSDDEVQHDDRKAIADHPVHAPASRGDPWECVFPPSKNYKIAPVNGVFNLYANEEDFANGKPIPYSYPDLAIFVRDMNLLCAMIADGPLKSFCYRRLSYLSSKFQLHVLLNELGELASQKAVQHRDFYNIRKVDTHIHAASCMNQKHLLRFIKKTLKNHADEIVTCSKNGETMTLREVFQSMNLTTYDLSVDMLDVHADRNTFHRFDKFNAKYNPIGESRLREVFLKTDNYLNGKFFASIIKEVASDLEESKYQNAELRLSIYGKNPEEWDKLAKWAIQSDVYSDNVRWLIQIPRLYDIFKLNKLMTNFQEILNNIFLPLFEVTNDPNTHPDLHKFLQYVIGFDSVDDESKPENPLFDKDVSSPAEWDDIENPPYAYYQYYTYANMTVLNHFRAAQGFNTFVLRPHCGEAGPIQHLVCGYMMAENISHGLLLRKVPVLQYLYYLAQIGIAMSPLSNNSLFLNYHRNPLPEYLARGLCVSLSTDDPLQFHFTKEPLMEEYSIATQVWKLSSCDMCELARNSVLMSGFPHKSKQYWLGPNYTKEGVAGNDITRTNVPDIRVAYRYETLVDELSNIFKVVEKPDAVPF from the exons ATGCTGGTCCAAGCGCTGGCAATACGTGAAAAGTATATGAACAATTCGAAACAGACCTTCCCTTCTATAACGTCGCGATTCCTGCGCAGTGTTGATAAAAGGCCGGTGAACAGTGACGATGAAGTTCAGCACGACGATCGTAAAGCCATTGCAG ACCATCCCGTGCACGCACCCGCGTCTAGAGGGGATCCGTGGGAATGCGTATTCCCTCCGTCGAAGAATTACAAAATCGCACCGGTTAACGGTGTGTTCAACCTGTACGCCAACGAAGAAGACTTTGCTAACGGCAAGCCAATTCCGTATTCGTATCCCGACCTGGCGATCTTCGTCAGGGACATGAACCTCCTCTGCGCAATGATCGCCGATGGACCTTTGAAGTCCTTTTGCTACAGAAGACTGAGCTACCTTTCGTCGAAATTCCAGCTGCACGTGCTGCTGAACGAGCTCGGAGAGCTTGCCAGCCAGAAGGCTGTCCAACACAGAGATTTTTATAACATCAGAAAG GTGGACACTCATATTCACGCGGCGTCCTGTATGAATCAGAAACATCTGCTCAGGTTTATCAAGAAGACTTTGAAGAATCATGCAGATGAAATTGTTACCTGTTCAAAGAATGGAGAGACAATGACCCTCAGGGAGGTGTTTCAATCCATGAATCTGACCACCTACGACCTCAGCGTTGACATGTTAGACGTACACGCA GACAGAAACACGTTCCATAGGTTCGACAAATTCAACGCCAAGTACAATCCAATAGGTGAGAGTCGACTGCGCGAAGTGTTTTTAAAGACGGACAATTACTTGAATGGTAAATTCTTCGCGAGCATAATTAAGGAAGTAGCGAGTGATCTCGAGGAATCGAAGTACCAGAACGCGGAGTTACGTCTCTCGATTTACGGCAAGAACCCTGAGGAATGGGACAAGTTAGCGAAATGGGCAATCCAGAGCGACGTGTATTCGGACAACGTCCGCTGGCTTATTCAAATTCCTCGACTTTA CGATATCTTCAAACTGAACAAACTGATGACGAACTTCCAAGAGATATTGAACAACATCTTCCTGCCTCTCTTTGAAGTGACAAATGATCCCAATACTCATCCGGACCTACATAAATTTCTTCAATAT GTAATAGGGTTCGATTCAGTCGATGACGAAAGTAAACCTGAGAATCCCTTGTTCGACAAAGATGTTTCTTCACCGGCGGAGTGGGATGATATCGAGAATCCTCCGTATGCGTATTACCAATACTATACCTACGCTAACATGACAGTCCTGAATCATTTTAGAGC GGCACAGGGTTTCAACACCTTCGTTCTTAGACCTCATTGTGGCGAGGCTGGTCCTATCCAGCATCTCGTGTGTGGATACATGATGGCGGAGAACATTTCTCACGGTCTCTTGCTTCGAAAGGTCCCAGTCTTGCAATACTTGTACTACCTGGCGCAAATTGGGATAGCGATGTCACCACTCAGTAACAATTCTCTCTTTTTGAACTATCATCGTAATCCACTTCCAGAGTATTTAGCAAGAGGGCTGTGTGTAAGTCTTTCCACTGACGACCCTCTTCAATTCCACTTCACCAAG GAACCTTTAATGGAAGAGTACAGTATCGCTACGCAAGTATGGAAACTCAGTTCATGTGATATGTGTGAATTAGCACGTAACTCGGTACTTATGAGTGGATTTCCACATAAg AGTAAACAATATTGGCTTGGGCCGAATTATACTAAGGAGGGTGTAGCTGGTAATGATATTACTCGAACTAATGTGCCAGATATTCGGGTGGCCTATCGATACGAAACGTTAGTCGACGAGTTGTCAAATATCTTCAAGGTCGTTGAGAAACCCGACGCCGTTCCATTTTAA
- the Ampdeam gene encoding AMP deaminase isoform X12, with the protein MFAGANESKRWLRDNTILLRAAKDLEERRSHYEPSLGPGVPDDGDHIFEENDFVPHFQRVSISGEDTSGVPLEDLQRASQMLVQALAIREKYMNNSKQTFPSITSRFLRSVDKRPVNSDDEVQHDDRKAIADHPVHAPASRGDPWECVFPPSKNYKIAPVNGVFNLYANEEDFANGKPIPYSYPDLAIFVRDMNLLCAMIADGPLKSFCYRRLSYLSSKFQLHVLLNELGELASQKAVQHRDFYNIRKVDTHIHAASCMNQKHLLRFIKKTLKNHADEIVTCSKNGETMTLREVFQSMNLTTYDLSVDMLDVHADRNTFHRFDKFNAKYNPIGESRLREVFLKTDNYLNGKFFASIIKEVASDLEESKYQNAELRLSIYGKNPEEWDKLAKWAIQSDVYSDNVRWLIQIPRLYDIFKLNKLMTNFQEILNNIFLPLFEVTNDPNTHPDLHKFLQYVIGFDSVDDESKPENPLFDKDVSSPAEWDDIENPPYAYYQYYTYANMTVLNHFRAAQGFNTFVLRPHCGEAGPIQHLVCGYMMAENISHGLLLRKVPVLQYLYYLAQIGIAMSPLSNNSLFLNYHRNPLPEYLARGLCVSLSTDDPLQFHFTKEPLMEEYSIATQVWKLSSCDMCELARNSVLMSGFPHKSKQYWLGPNYTKEGVAGNDITRTNVPDIRVAYRYETLVDELSNIFKVVEKPDAVPF; encoded by the exons ATGTTCGCTGGTGCGAACGAATCGAAACGATGGCTGAGGGATAATACGATACTGCTGAG AGCTGCCAAGGACCTAGAGGAACGTCGTAGCCATTATGAGCCGTCGCTTGGACCTGGTGTACCAGATGACGGCGATCACATCTTCGAAGAAAATGACTTTGTGCCGCACTTTCAGAGAGTTTCCATATCCGGGGAGGATACTTCTGGG GTGCCGTTGGAAGACCTTCAGCGGGCATCCCAGATGCTGGTCCAAGCGCTGGCAATACGTGAAAAGTATATGAACAATTCGAAACAGACCTTCCCTTCTATAACGTCGCGATTCCTGCGCAGTGTTGATAAAAGGCCGGTGAACAGTGACGATGAAGTTCAGCACGACGATCGTAAAGCCATTGCAG ACCATCCCGTGCACGCACCCGCGTCTAGAGGGGATCCGTGGGAATGCGTATTCCCTCCGTCGAAGAATTACAAAATCGCACCGGTTAACGGTGTGTTCAACCTGTACGCCAACGAAGAAGACTTTGCTAACGGCAAGCCAATTCCGTATTCGTATCCCGACCTGGCGATCTTCGTCAGGGACATGAACCTCCTCTGCGCAATGATCGCCGATGGACCTTTGAAGTCCTTTTGCTACAGAAGACTGAGCTACCTTTCGTCGAAATTCCAGCTGCACGTGCTGCTGAACGAGCTCGGAGAGCTTGCCAGCCAGAAGGCTGTCCAACACAGAGATTTTTATAACATCAGAAAG GTGGACACTCATATTCACGCGGCGTCCTGTATGAATCAGAAACATCTGCTCAGGTTTATCAAGAAGACTTTGAAGAATCATGCAGATGAAATTGTTACCTGTTCAAAGAATGGAGAGACAATGACCCTCAGGGAGGTGTTTCAATCCATGAATCTGACCACCTACGACCTCAGCGTTGACATGTTAGACGTACACGCA GACAGAAACACGTTCCATAGGTTCGACAAATTCAACGCCAAGTACAATCCAATAGGTGAGAGTCGACTGCGCGAAGTGTTTTTAAAGACGGACAATTACTTGAATGGTAAATTCTTCGCGAGCATAATTAAGGAAGTAGCGAGTGATCTCGAGGAATCGAAGTACCAGAACGCGGAGTTACGTCTCTCGATTTACGGCAAGAACCCTGAGGAATGGGACAAGTTAGCGAAATGGGCAATCCAGAGCGACGTGTATTCGGACAACGTCCGCTGGCTTATTCAAATTCCTCGACTTTA CGATATCTTCAAACTGAACAAACTGATGACGAACTTCCAAGAGATATTGAACAACATCTTCCTGCCTCTCTTTGAAGTGACAAATGATCCCAATACTCATCCGGACCTACATAAATTTCTTCAATAT GTAATAGGGTTCGATTCAGTCGATGACGAAAGTAAACCTGAGAATCCCTTGTTCGACAAAGATGTTTCTTCACCGGCGGAGTGGGATGATATCGAGAATCCTCCGTATGCGTATTACCAATACTATACCTACGCTAACATGACAGTCCTGAATCATTTTAGAGC GGCACAGGGTTTCAACACCTTCGTTCTTAGACCTCATTGTGGCGAGGCTGGTCCTATCCAGCATCTCGTGTGTGGATACATGATGGCGGAGAACATTTCTCACGGTCTCTTGCTTCGAAAGGTCCCAGTCTTGCAATACTTGTACTACCTGGCGCAAATTGGGATAGCGATGTCACCACTCAGTAACAATTCTCTCTTTTTGAACTATCATCGTAATCCACTTCCAGAGTATTTAGCAAGAGGGCTGTGTGTAAGTCTTTCCACTGACGACCCTCTTCAATTCCACTTCACCAAG GAACCTTTAATGGAAGAGTACAGTATCGCTACGCAAGTATGGAAACTCAGTTCATGTGATATGTGTGAATTAGCACGTAACTCGGTACTTATGAGTGGATTTCCACATAAg AGTAAACAATATTGGCTTGGGCCGAATTATACTAAGGAGGGTGTAGCTGGTAATGATATTACTCGAACTAATGTGCCAGATATTCGGGTGGCCTATCGATACGAAACGTTAGTCGACGAGTTGTCAAATATCTTCAAGGTCGTTGAGAAACCCGACGCCGTTCCATTTTAA